A genomic region of Marinobacter sp. NP-4(2019) contains the following coding sequences:
- a CDS encoding marine proteobacterial sortase target protein, giving the protein MLTSAVATPSRGAATRPTARRAIRCMEGISLWLAFLLMLASHSMMAEAMEGSVQPEGTGAFHFVDSAGQWQGPATLLTTDYRVTVSGLIADTRLRQSFENTSQQWREGVFVFPLPENASVYALTMTAGERVIVGEIKERAEAKRQYERAKKEGRRAARVDQQRPNLFTTRLANIPPGETVSVELHYQQAVRYQSGEFELRLPTTLTPRYMPGAPVAEEPKQWQGGWATPTTQVADADKISPFTVLPEDVGPDSHRAKVELVINAGLPVATVTSPTHGLTSTWNGDAVTVTPDEGDILMDRDLVVRWAPVRGQEPSAAVFHEQWQGEDYLLALLVPGLARDRQLPRELIFVIDTSGSMAGQSIRQARASLLRGLDTLGPGDRFNVIQFNSQTSTLYQQAVPADSYNLDQARRYVRNLAANGGTEMASALDVALRQGSTEQGEENATGYVRQVVFMTDGAVGNEAALFDRIRQQLGNSRLFTVGIGSAPNMHFMREAARYGRGTYTAINLGDVSGPLDELFGKMQSPVLTDIRAQWPDQQAASESFPGRTGDLFKGEPMVQVTRGRAARGELAVSGRLPDGSRWQQSLDLKQAAPGKGLHRYWARQKIDSLLDTGLSAQVDEATRRDVTTLALDHQLMTRYTSFVALDKTPVRDTGTALETDHLPTLLPAGSQPAMLRYPQTATISPLLIALGLLGVMFSTAALMVHRRVFA; this is encoded by the coding sequence ATGCTGACTAGCGCTGTAGCAACCCCATCCCGCGGCGCGGCGACTCGCCCGACCGCTCGTCGCGCCATCCGCTGTATGGAAGGAATCAGTCTCTGGCTGGCCTTCCTGCTGATGCTCGCCAGCCACTCGATGATGGCGGAAGCCATGGAGGGCTCTGTCCAGCCCGAGGGCACTGGCGCCTTCCACTTTGTCGACAGTGCCGGCCAGTGGCAGGGGCCAGCCACCCTGCTGACCACCGATTATCGGGTAACGGTCAGCGGTCTGATCGCCGATACCCGCCTGCGTCAGAGTTTCGAGAATACCAGCCAGCAATGGCGCGAAGGTGTGTTCGTGTTCCCGCTGCCGGAGAACGCCAGCGTCTACGCGCTCACCATGACTGCGGGGGAGCGGGTGATCGTGGGTGAGATCAAGGAGCGTGCCGAAGCCAAGCGGCAATATGAGCGGGCCAAAAAGGAGGGGCGCAGGGCGGCGCGGGTAGACCAGCAGCGGCCCAACCTGTTCACCACCCGTCTGGCCAACATTCCACCGGGGGAGACGGTGAGTGTCGAGCTGCATTACCAGCAGGCGGTGCGCTACCAGTCCGGTGAGTTCGAGCTGCGTCTACCCACCACACTCACCCCTCGCTACATGCCGGGAGCGCCCGTTGCCGAGGAGCCGAAACAGTGGCAGGGCGGTTGGGCTACACCCACCACCCAGGTCGCCGATGCTGACAAAATCAGCCCTTTTACTGTCCTGCCGGAAGATGTTGGCCCGGACAGTCACCGGGCGAAGGTGGAACTGGTGATCAACGCCGGACTGCCGGTGGCCACAGTGACCAGCCCGACCCACGGCCTTACCAGCACCTGGAACGGCGACGCGGTAACGGTTACCCCGGACGAGGGCGACATCCTGATGGACCGGGACCTGGTGGTGCGCTGGGCACCGGTACGAGGGCAGGAACCCTCTGCAGCCGTATTTCATGAGCAGTGGCAGGGGGAGGACTACCTGCTGGCCCTGCTAGTGCCGGGTCTGGCGCGGGATCGGCAACTGCCGCGAGAGCTGATCTTCGTGATCGACACTTCCGGCTCCATGGCCGGGCAGTCCATCCGTCAGGCCCGGGCCTCGCTATTGAGGGGGCTGGATACCCTGGGGCCGGGCGACCGCTTCAACGTCATCCAGTTCAACAGCCAGACCAGCACCCTCTACCAGCAGGCGGTGCCCGCCGACAGTTACAACCTGGATCAGGCGCGGCGCTATGTCCGTAACCTGGCGGCCAACGGTGGGACCGAAATGGCCTCGGCACTGGATGTTGCCTTGAGGCAGGGGAGCACGGAACAGGGTGAAGAGAATGCCACCGGGTATGTCCGCCAGGTGGTGTTCATGACCGACGGCGCGGTAGGCAACGAAGCAGCGCTGTTCGACAGGATTCGCCAGCAACTGGGTAACAGCCGGCTGTTCACCGTGGGCATAGGGTCGGCGCCCAACATGCATTTCATGCGCGAGGCGGCCCGCTATGGCCGTGGCACCTACACCGCCATCAACCTGGGCGATGTATCCGGACCGCTGGACGAATTGTTCGGCAAGATGCAGTCCCCGGTACTGACCGATATCCGGGCCCAGTGGCCGGACCAACAGGCCGCCTCTGAGAGTTTTCCCGGGCGCACCGGTGATCTGTTCAAGGGCGAACCCATGGTACAGGTGACCCGCGGCAGGGCCGCCCGTGGTGAGCTGGCAGTGTCCGGCCGGCTGCCCGATGGCAGCCGCTGGCAGCAATCCCTGGACCTGAAACAGGCGGCGCCCGGCAAGGGGCTCCATCGCTACTGGGCGCGACAGAAAATCGACAGCCTGCTGGACACCGGTCTGTCGGCCCAGGTGGATGAGGCCACCCGGCGGGACGTCACCACGCTGGCTCTGGACCACCAGTTGATGACCCGTTACACCAGTTTCGTGGCGCTGGACAAGACACCGGTCCGGGATACCGGTACCGCCCTGGAAACCGATCATCTGCCTACGTTGCTGCCCGCCGGTAGCCAGCCTGCCATGTTGCGCTATCCCCAGACGGCAACAATATCACCACTGTTGATCGCCTTGGGACTACTGGGAGTGATGTTCTCAACGGCGGCATTGATGGTGCATCGGAGGGTGTTCGCATGA
- the pdsR gene encoding proteobacterial dedicated sortase system response regulator, with translation MKRHIVLIEDEPAIRENYRDAFERRGYHVSAYGDRASAFQVLRHNLPDLAIIDVGLGDEPEGGFTLCQDLRSLSKTLPIIFLTARDSDIDSVHGLRLGADDYVTKDMSLDHLLARVTALLRRADAWAEALKKPDEVLQRGKLTLNVDRMTADWENQPVDLTVTEFWMLHSLVQHPGHVRSRDQLMEAASTVLDDNTVTSHIKRIRRKFQQLDSDFDGIQTAYGMGYRWNAHEV, from the coding sequence ATGAAGCGGCACATTGTCTTGATCGAGGACGAACCCGCCATTCGCGAAAACTACCGGGACGCGTTCGAGCGCCGGGGCTATCATGTGTCCGCTTATGGCGACCGTGCCAGTGCCTTCCAGGTGTTGCGCCATAACCTGCCGGATCTGGCGATTATCGACGTTGGCCTGGGGGATGAACCGGAGGGCGGCTTCACCCTGTGCCAGGATCTCAGGAGCCTGTCCAAGACCCTGCCGATCATTTTCCTCACAGCGCGGGACAGCGACATCGATTCCGTTCATGGTCTGCGCCTGGGGGCGGATGACTACGTCACCAAGGACATGAGCCTGGATCACCTGCTGGCGCGTGTCACTGCCCTGCTGCGTCGCGCCGACGCCTGGGCGGAGGCGTTGAAGAAGCCGGACGAAGTGCTCCAGCGGGGCAAGCTGACCCTGAATGTGGACCGAATGACGGCGGACTGGGAAAACCAGCCTGTCGACCTGACCGTTACCGAATTCTGGATGCTCCACTCCCTGGTCCAGCATCCCGGCCACGTACGCAGCCGCGATCAGCTGATGGAAGCCGCCAGCACGGTGCTGGATGACAACACCGTGACGTCTCACATCAAACGCATCCGCCGCAAGTTCCAGCAACTGGACAGCGACTTCGACGGCATCCAGACCGCGTACGGCATGGGCTATCGCTGGAACGCCCATGAGGTGTAA